The following coding sequences are from one Calditrichota bacterium window:
- a CDS encoding efflux RND transporter periplasmic adaptor subunit, with product MKTRLLLMLGLLLLVGCGGRDTGGETDIAVPVSVEEITLRPIEEFIVTTGTVSAIKEALLNSETAGYYRLLTNPQTGRPFALGDRVSKGQEIIHLDNPELETSIKIESQELNLDISKREYEKQQSLYEKGGVTLRELKNAERAYVEAKYAYENALLQLAKLKVVAPFDGVIVELPYYTPGVRVAANQPMVRIMNYSQLYMEANLPGVDLGRVQVNQPVRVMNYTMPKDTLYGKVSQVSPAIDASTRTFKAALLIDNPQWLLRPGMFVKAEIVVARNDSAIVVPKDVILAKRQGKTVFVVERGAAQERVIATGLENPNEVEVVQGLRVNERLVVKGFETLQNRSRVKIVR from the coding sequence GTGAAGACAAGATTGTTGCTGATGTTGGGCCTGCTGCTACTGGTGGGATGTGGCGGGCGAGATACCGGCGGCGAGACGGACATTGCCGTGCCGGTGTCGGTGGAAGAGATTACTTTGCGGCCGATTGAGGAGTTCATCGTCACTACCGGCACGGTAAGCGCCATCAAAGAGGCGCTGCTGAACTCCGAGACCGCCGGCTACTACCGCCTGCTGACCAACCCGCAGACCGGGAGGCCCTTTGCCCTGGGCGATCGGGTCAGCAAAGGGCAGGAGATTATCCATCTGGACAACCCGGAGCTGGAGACAAGCATCAAGATCGAGTCGCAGGAACTGAACTTGGACATCTCCAAGCGGGAATATGAGAAGCAGCAGTCGCTGTACGAGAAGGGTGGCGTGACCTTGCGCGAGCTGAAGAACGCGGAGCGCGCCTACGTTGAGGCAAAATACGCCTACGAGAACGCCCTGCTGCAACTGGCAAAACTCAAGGTAGTGGCCCCCTTTGATGGGGTTATTGTCGAACTGCCTTACTACACGCCTGGCGTGCGGGTGGCTGCCAACCAGCCGATGGTCAGGATTATGAACTACAGCCAGCTCTACATGGAAGCGAACCTGCCAGGCGTGGACTTGGGCCGCGTTCAGGTTAACCAGCCGGTGCGGGTGATGAACTACACCATGCCCAAGGATACCCTGTACGGGAAGGTCTCGCAGGTGTCGCCGGCCATCGATGCCAGCACGCGCACCTTCAAGGCGGCGCTGCTCATCGACAATCCGCAGTGGCTCCTGCGCCCGGGGATGTTTGTGAAGGCGGAAATCGTGGTGGCGCGCAACGACTCGGCCATTGTCGTGCCCAAGGACGTGATTCTCGCCAAGCGCCAGGGCAAGACCGTCTTCGTAGTAGAACGCGGCGCCGCCCAGGAGCGGGTGATTGCCACGGGCCTGGAAAACCCCAACGAGGTGGAGGTCGTGCAGGGACTGCGCGTGAACGAGCGGCTGGTGGTCAAAGGCTTCGAGACTTTGCAAAACCGCTCCCGAGTCAAGATTGTCCGCTAA
- a CDS encoding TolC family protein, with protein MQVKSSRYSSRGMWCLAAVLVLGALSQAALAQRVLTLQEALEIAMQKSPDIQRSQLNLQRSSESLNAQKAALKSQFSLSITPADYRNERVFNSFFSRWNTNETKTSSGTFTISQPIKWTDGTLALINRFAWQDAYSEFQHTRSKTFSNNLYLSLQQPIFTYNRTEIALRRLELDLEDAALSYAIRKLALERSVAQAFFDVYRNKMSLEIAREELANQEQSYQIIKNKVDAGLSALEELYQAELNLSTSKSNVQNKQVALENSLDNFKQLIGMSLFEEIAVQADITHQPVQVDLQKALDHGLQWRMELRQARIDIETSQFDLIQASATNEFRGDVTVSYGVIGTDERLANVYEVPTKNQRFSLSLEIPLWDWGEKKSRIKSAEAVVKTRELSLEEERNNIIIAIRQVYRNLQNLESQIEIARQNVRNAQLTYDINLERYKNGDLTSMDLQLYQNQLSQKKLSLVDALISYKIELLNMKIQSLWDFERNESVVPQELLRLRS; from the coding sequence ATGCAGGTGAAGAGCTCGCGTTATTCGTCTCGGGGGATGTGGTGCCTTGCTGCAGTGCTGGTGTTGGGTGCTCTTAGCCAGGCAGCCCTCGCCCAGCGGGTGTTGACGCTGCAGGAGGCGCTGGAAATCGCCATGCAGAAGAGCCCGGACATCCAGCGCTCGCAGTTGAACCTGCAGCGCAGCAGCGAATCGCTCAATGCGCAGAAGGCGGCACTCAAATCGCAGTTCAGTCTGTCGATCACGCCGGCAGACTACCGCAACGAGCGCGTGTTCAACTCGTTCTTTTCCCGCTGGAACACCAACGAGACCAAGACCTCCTCGGGCACGTTCACCATCTCGCAGCCCATAAAGTGGACTGACGGGACGCTGGCGCTGATCAATCGCTTCGCCTGGCAGGATGCCTACAGCGAGTTCCAGCACACGCGCAGCAAGACGTTCAGCAACAACCTCTACCTCAGCCTGCAGCAGCCCATTTTCACCTACAATCGCACGGAGATCGCCCTGCGCCGGTTGGAGCTCGACCTGGAGGATGCGGCACTCAGTTACGCCATTCGCAAGCTGGCCTTGGAGCGGAGCGTGGCGCAGGCCTTCTTTGATGTCTACAGGAACAAGATGAGCTTGGAGATCGCCCGCGAGGAGCTGGCCAATCAGGAACAGAGCTACCAGATCATCAAGAACAAGGTCGACGCCGGGCTTTCTGCCCTCGAGGAGCTCTACCAGGCCGAACTGAACCTGTCGACGAGCAAGTCGAACGTGCAGAACAAGCAGGTGGCGCTGGAGAACTCGCTGGACAATTTCAAGCAGTTGATCGGCATGTCGCTGTTTGAGGAGATCGCCGTGCAGGCGGACATTACCCATCAGCCGGTGCAGGTGGACCTGCAGAAGGCCCTGGATCACGGCCTGCAGTGGCGCATGGAGCTGCGCCAGGCGCGCATCGACATCGAGACCTCGCAGTTCGATCTCATCCAGGCCTCGGCTACCAATGAGTTCCGTGGCGATGTCACCGTTTCCTACGGCGTGATCGGCACCGACGAGCGGCTGGCCAACGTCTATGAGGTGCCGACCAAGAACCAGCGCTTCTCCCTTTCCCTGGAAATCCCCTTGTGGGACTGGGGGGAGAAGAAGTCGCGCATCAAATCTGCCGAAGCGGTGGTGAAGACGCGTGAGCTCTCTTTGGAGGAAGAACGGAACAACATCATCATCGCTATCCGGCAGGTCTACCGCAACCTGCAGAACCTGGAAAGCCAGATCGAGATCGCGCGCCAGAATGTGCGCAACGCACAGCTCACCTACGACATCAACCTGGAGCGGTACAAGAACGGCGACCTGACCAGCATGGACCTGCAGCTCTACCAGAATCAGCTGTCGCAAAAGAAACTCTCGCTGGTGGATGCCCTGATCAGCTACAAGATCGAGTTGTTGAACATGAAAATCCAGTCCCTATGGGACTTTGAGCGGAACGAATCGGTGGTGCCCCAGGAGCTGCTCAGGTTGCGCTCGTAA